The Natrinema salifodinae genome includes a window with the following:
- a CDS encoding DHH family phosphoesterase has protein sequence MGNCIICGTPVDGEICESHEEDAVFEFRGTAPSQLTPGRYYRGTVDGYADFGVFIDIGDHVTGLLHRSELDRRLESLDWEPGDDVFVQVLDVRDNGNVDLGWSIRQREREFRGKLIETPDGEYQPEEFEDDATDEETAETETDDLTDDRAEEAGELQATAEETDPESETDAEPATAEASAVASSGSVATETAAASAPATDDAEPEPESEPALKRTTVDAIDNQVGSVVRLEGEIISVRQTSGPTVFELRDETGTVECAAFEEAGVRAYPDVDVDDIVALEGEVERHHGDLQVETESLEILDDEERGTIVDRLESAIEREARPADVEALVEHDAVAAVEDGVADAATAIRRAVMEARPIVVRHGATADGYVAGAAIERAVLPLIREKHTREDAEYHYFERRPLDGRVYDMDAATDDVTSMLEARDRHGEQLPLVVLVDAGSTVESVDGYDLLSLYGADALVIDDSRADDEITDAVDVAVAPSLAGADVADVTSTALAANVAAHVNEDVRDDLEHLPAVSYWENAPEAYLELARQAGYDETGVSERREAVALEAYYQSYKDKRELVTDLLFDDDGDLAAHVSEQFRDKLETELETARENLTTREVGDVTVSVLDTDAFTHRYNFPTTILLLDALHRREREDAEPSVITLGIGDDELHVRTTDRVNVRDLGDAIAEAVPNAGVRVVGGRDGHVEFLPGERDAVREAALDALGETLA, from the coding sequence ATGGGTAACTGTATCATCTGTGGCACTCCCGTCGACGGCGAGATCTGTGAGAGTCACGAGGAGGATGCCGTGTTCGAATTTCGCGGCACCGCTCCCTCACAGCTCACCCCCGGTCGCTACTACCGGGGAACCGTCGACGGCTACGCCGACTTCGGTGTCTTCATCGACATCGGAGACCACGTCACTGGCCTGTTGCACCGAAGCGAACTCGACCGCCGACTCGAGAGTCTCGACTGGGAACCGGGCGACGACGTCTTCGTCCAGGTGCTCGACGTTCGGGACAACGGCAACGTCGACCTCGGCTGGTCGATCCGCCAGCGCGAACGCGAGTTCCGCGGCAAGCTGATCGAGACGCCCGACGGCGAGTACCAGCCCGAGGAGTTCGAAGACGACGCGACCGACGAAGAGACGGCTGAGACGGAGACCGACGACCTCACCGACGATAGAGCCGAAGAAGCCGGCGAGTTGCAGGCGACCGCCGAGGAGACCGATCCCGAGTCGGAGACGGACGCCGAGCCCGCGACCGCGGAAGCGAGCGCCGTCGCGAGCAGCGGTTCCGTCGCGACCGAGACCGCGGCCGCGTCGGCCCCGGCGACCGACGACGCCGAACCCGAACCCGAGTCCGAGCCCGCGCTCAAGCGGACGACGGTCGACGCCATCGACAACCAGGTCGGTAGCGTCGTCCGGCTCGAGGGCGAGATCATCAGCGTCCGCCAGACCAGCGGTCCGACGGTCTTCGAACTGCGCGACGAGACCGGCACCGTCGAGTGCGCCGCCTTCGAGGAGGCCGGCGTCCGCGCCTACCCGGACGTCGACGTCGACGACATCGTCGCCCTCGAGGGCGAGGTCGAACGCCACCACGGCGACCTGCAGGTCGAGACGGAGTCGCTCGAGATCCTCGACGACGAGGAGCGCGGCACCATCGTCGACCGCCTCGAAAGCGCGATCGAACGCGAGGCCAGGCCGGCTGACGTCGAGGCGCTCGTCGAACACGACGCAGTCGCAGCCGTCGAAGACGGCGTCGCCGACGCGGCGACCGCGATCCGCCGGGCCGTCATGGAAGCCCGTCCGATCGTCGTCCGTCACGGCGCGACCGCCGACGGCTACGTCGCCGGCGCCGCCATCGAGCGGGCCGTACTCCCGCTGATCCGCGAGAAGCACACGCGCGAGGACGCGGAGTACCACTACTTCGAGCGCCGTCCGCTCGACGGCCGCGTCTACGACATGGACGCCGCGACCGACGACGTCACCTCGATGCTCGAGGCGCGCGACCGTCACGGCGAACAGCTCCCGCTCGTCGTCTTAGTCGACGCCGGCTCGACCGTCGAGTCCGTCGACGGCTACGACCTGCTCTCGCTGTACGGCGCCGACGCGCTCGTGATCGACGACAGCCGCGCCGACGACGAGATCACCGACGCGGTCGACGTCGCCGTCGCCCCGTCGCTCGCCGGCGCCGACGTCGCCGATGTCACCTCGACTGCGCTCGCGGCGAACGTCGCCGCCCACGTCAACGAGGACGTCCGCGACGATCTCGAACACCTCCCCGCGGTCAGCTACTGGGAGAACGCCCCCGAAGCGTACCTCGAACTCGCTCGCCAGGCCGGCTACGACGAGACCGGTGTCTCCGAGCGCCGCGAGGCCGTCGCGCTCGAGGCCTACTATCAGTCGTACAAGGACAAGCGCGAACTCGTCACGGACCTGCTGTTCGACGACGACGGCGACCTCGCTGCGCACGTCTCCGAGCAGTTCCGCGACAAACTCGAGACCGAACTCGAGACGGCTCGCGAGAACCTGACCACCCGGGAGGTCGGCGACGTCACCGTCTCCGTGCTCGACACGGACGCCTTCACCCACCGGTACAACTTCCCGACGACGATCCTGCTGCTGGACGCGCTCCACCGTCGCGAACGCGAGGATGCTGAGCCGTCTGTCATCACGCTCGGCATCGGCGACGACGAACTCCACGTCCGCACGACCGACCGCGTGAACGTGCGCGATCTCGGCGACGCGATCGCCGAGGCCGTGCCCAACGCCGGCGTCCGCGTCGTCGGCGGCCGCGACGGTCACGTCGAGTTCCTGCCGGGCGAACGCGACGCGGTTCGCGAAGCTGCGCTCGACGCACTCGGCGAGACGCTCGCGTAA
- a CDS encoding ComEC/Rec2 family competence protein has protein sequence MRRALCLVVVAGLVALAGCAGGFGTGTNDGEDIDADGPGGNGDLEIHHIDVGQADSTLVVTPDGETILIDTGDWRDDGQAVIDYLDAHDIDRIDHLVATHGHSDHIGGHPAVIEYVEENGDGVGAAYDSGVAHTSATYDDYLDAIEEHDVDLIRVESGDSLPVESESVEASILNPPEDGDGEDVDGNGIVLALEYGAFSYLTTGDADQSTEARLVDDHGDALAADAYQAGHHGSSTSSSDAFLERVDPEIAVISSALESQYGHPHDEILEAFADRGIETYWTGVHGDIVLATDGTDVAVETETDASTDPEDVLERKYEAQSALDAPATIERPRSGGGASIDAGTDTDRPPIDGAPARTAAR, from the coding sequence ATGCGCCGAGCGCTGTGTCTCGTCGTCGTCGCCGGCCTGGTCGCCCTCGCAGGGTGTGCCGGCGGCTTCGGTACCGGTACGAACGACGGCGAAGATATCGACGCGGACGGACCAGGCGGAAACGGCGACCTCGAGATCCACCACATCGACGTCGGCCAGGCCGACTCGACGCTCGTGGTCACGCCCGACGGCGAGACGATCCTGATCGACACCGGTGACTGGCGAGACGACGGCCAGGCCGTGATCGACTACCTCGACGCACACGACATCGATCGGATCGATCACCTGGTGGCGACCCACGGCCACTCGGATCACATCGGCGGCCACCCGGCCGTCATCGAGTACGTTGAGGAGAACGGCGACGGGGTCGGCGCGGCCTACGACTCCGGGGTCGCGCACACGAGTGCCACGTACGACGACTACCTCGACGCGATCGAGGAGCACGACGTCGACCTGATCCGCGTGGAGTCGGGCGATAGCCTACCGGTCGAGAGCGAGAGCGTCGAGGCGAGCATCCTGAACCCGCCCGAAGACGGAGACGGCGAAGACGTCGACGGGAACGGGATCGTCCTCGCGCTCGAGTACGGCGCGTTCTCCTACCTGACGACCGGCGACGCCGACCAGAGCACGGAAGCGCGGTTGGTCGACGACCACGGTGACGCCCTCGCGGCCGACGCCTACCAGGCGGGCCACCACGGCTCGTCGACGTCCTCGAGCGACGCGTTCCTCGAGCGAGTCGACCCCGAAATCGCGGTCATCTCGAGCGCGCTCGAGTCCCAGTACGGTCACCCGCACGACGAGATTCTCGAGGCCTTCGCCGACCGCGGGATCGAGACCTACTGGACGGGCGTCCACGGCGATATCGTCCTCGCGACGGACGGAACCGACGTTGCCGTCGAGACGGAAACGGACGCGTCGACCGATCCCGAGGACGTGCTCGAGCGGAAGTACGAGGCCCAATCAGCGCTCGACGCCCCGGCGACGATCGAACGGCCGCGGTCAGGGGGAGGGGCGTCGATCGACGCCGGCACCGACACCGATCGGCCACCGATTGATGGTGCTCCCGCCCGTACTGCGGCCCGATGA
- a CDS encoding OsmC family protein: MAKQVTTVSDEGYSATNEIRDFETTIDANGEDAPDTLETLLAAYGSCYVPALRVGGQQRGADDLGRIEIETGGELNDDDKLESIQFDIRVEADVDDETGKEIIERAFELCKVHDALKDSLHADASFEGDAF, encoded by the coding sequence ATGGCGAAGCAAGTCACTACCGTCTCCGACGAAGGGTACAGCGCCACCAACGAGATCCGCGACTTCGAGACGACGATCGACGCCAACGGAGAGGACGCCCCAGACACGCTCGAGACGCTGCTGGCGGCCTACGGCTCCTGTTACGTCCCCGCACTGCGCGTCGGCGGCCAGCAGCGCGGCGCCGACGACCTCGGACGGATCGAGATCGAGACCGGCGGCGAACTCAACGACGACGACAAACTCGAGTCGATCCAGTTCGACATCCGCGTCGAGGCCGACGTCGACGACGAGACCGGCAAGGAGATCATCGAGCGCGCCTTCGAACTCTGCAAGGTCCACGACGCGCTGAAGGACAGCCTCCACGCCGACGCGAGTTTCGAGGGCGACGCGTTCTAA
- a CDS encoding metal-dependent hydrolase produces MELTWHGHSTWHVTVGETELLIDPFFDNPKTDLEPEDVDAPDYVLLTHGHADHIADAGAFSDATLVATPELVSYCEDEFGFDDAVGGMGMNLGGTVECGDAYVSMVRADHTNGIMTENGQSGGMPAGFVVSDTKPTQVSDEESTTFYHAGDTSLMTEMREVIGPYLEPDAAAVPIGDHFTMGPQQAAIAVDWLDVDHAFPQHYDTFPPIEQDPEDFASEVAGTGSNAEVHALEADEPFELEA; encoded by the coding sequence ATGGAACTCACCTGGCACGGCCACTCGACGTGGCACGTCACCGTAGGCGAGACGGAGCTGTTGATCGATCCATTCTTCGACAATCCGAAGACCGATCTCGAGCCCGAAGACGTCGACGCGCCGGACTACGTGCTGTTGACCCACGGCCACGCCGATCACATCGCCGACGCCGGGGCATTCTCGGACGCGACGCTCGTCGCGACGCCGGAGCTCGTCTCCTACTGCGAGGACGAGTTCGGCTTCGACGACGCCGTCGGGGGCATGGGGATGAACCTCGGCGGCACCGTCGAGTGCGGCGACGCGTACGTCAGCATGGTCCGCGCCGACCACACGAACGGGATCATGACCGAGAACGGCCAGAGCGGCGGGATGCCCGCCGGCTTCGTCGTCTCGGACACCAAGCCCACGCAGGTCAGCGACGAGGAATCGACGACGTTCTATCACGCCGGGGACACCAGCCTCATGACCGAGATGCGCGAGGTCATCGGCCCGTACCTCGAACCCGACGCCGCCGCGGTGCCGATCGGCGACCACTTCACGATGGGGCCCCAGCAGGCCGCCATCGCCGTCGACTGGCTCGACGTCGATCACGCCTTCCCGCAGCATTACGACACCTTCCCGCCGATCGAGCAGGACCCCGAGGACTTCGCCAGCGAAGTAGCGGGCACCGGCAGCAACGCCGAGGTACACGCCCTCGAGGCCGACGAGCCGTTCGAACTCGAGGCCTGA
- a CDS encoding zinc-binding dehydrogenase — protein MPSEMTAHVIEEYGDPDVFERTTVEVPEPGPDEIRVAVEASSLNPVDYKIRQGALPDFAPEFPARLHCDVAGVVDAVGENVSAFDEGDEVYGMPGGAGRQGALADYVVGHAGTFAHAPESIPLEDAAALPVVALTAWEMLADKTSVDIGDEVLVYGATGGVGHIGVQLAAWFGADVTATASSEAKRDLAEELGADATVDYTETDVEAYVDEHAGGDGFDVVFDPIGDEHLETAFEAVRPFGTVVTTESSAAQDLDLAPMHANSLELGVVLVILPVLLGDRQDRIGEELADIAALVDDGAVEPVIDERFAFDEVAEAHRLGESGDFRGKLLLVNE, from the coding sequence ATGCCTTCTGAAATGACCGCCCACGTGATCGAGGAGTACGGCGACCCGGACGTCTTCGAGCGGACGACGGTCGAGGTCCCCGAGCCTGGGCCTGACGAGATCCGCGTCGCCGTCGAGGCATCCAGCCTCAACCCCGTCGACTACAAGATCCGTCAGGGCGCCCTGCCGGACTTCGCGCCCGAGTTCCCCGCGAGGCTCCACTGCGACGTCGCGGGCGTCGTCGACGCGGTCGGGGAGAACGTCTCGGCGTTCGACGAGGGCGACGAGGTCTACGGCATGCCGGGCGGCGCGGGCCGTCAGGGTGCGCTCGCGGACTACGTCGTCGGCCACGCGGGAACGTTCGCGCACGCGCCCGAATCGATCCCACTCGAAGACGCCGCCGCCCTGCCCGTCGTCGCGCTCACCGCCTGGGAAATGCTCGCCGACAAGACGAGCGTCGACATCGGCGACGAGGTGCTTGTCTACGGCGCCACCGGCGGCGTCGGCCACATCGGCGTCCAACTGGCCGCCTGGTTCGGCGCGGACGTCACGGCGACGGCCTCGAGCGAAGCAAAGCGCGACCTGGCCGAAGAACTCGGCGCCGACGCGACGGTCGACTACACGGAAACCGACGTCGAGGCGTACGTCGACGAGCACGCCGGCGGCGACGGCTTCGACGTCGTCTTCGACCCGATCGGCGACGAGCACCTCGAGACGGCATTCGAAGCCGTCCGGCCGTTCGGCACCGTCGTGACGACCGAGTCGAGCGCCGCGCAGGACCTGGACCTCGCGCCGATGCACGCCAACTCCCTCGAACTCGGCGTCGTCCTCGTCATCCTGCCCGTGCTGCTGGGCGACCGGCAGGACCGGATCGGCGAGGAACTCGCCGACATCGCGGCACTCGTCGACGACGGCGCCGTCGAACCCGTCATCGACGAGCGGTTCGCCTTCGACGAGGTCGCGGAGGCCCACCGGCTCGGCGAGTCGGGCGACTTCCGCGGGAAGCTGCTGTTAGTCAACGAGTGA
- a CDS encoding HD domain-containing protein, translated as MKIIKDSVHDHIQVDGVARDLLDTPEMQRLRRISQLGTVSLVYPSANHTRFEHSLGVYHLACEALDHLNVEGRQAERVHAAAVLHDVGHGPFSHNLESLTHRRTGRYHDDVHDLLADGAVGDVLREHDLDPNAVADLVAGEGRFGQLVSGELDVDRMDYLVRDAHHTGVPYGTIDHGRLVRELTFVDGELVLAEGNVQTAESLLVARALMNPTVYSHSVARISKAMLRRAGERLLDAPETGVDAETLQRMDDYDLIVALRSCEATGEFSRRLDQRDLFKRAVWAEIDDVPGGIIEADHETIREFEREIADEADVDPEHVILDVPSRPSMKESTTRVVVNGEIRRLGQQSALVEALRAAQYSQWRLGVYSPPELRDRVGRAAVDVLGLNIDGALVREVRDGLDATLDQFVD; from the coding sequence ATGAAGATCATCAAGGACAGCGTCCACGACCACATCCAGGTCGACGGCGTCGCCCGCGACCTCCTCGATACCCCCGAGATGCAGCGGCTTCGGCGCATCAGCCAGCTCGGGACCGTCTCTCTCGTCTATCCGTCCGCCAACCACACCCGCTTCGAACACAGCCTCGGCGTCTACCACCTCGCCTGCGAGGCCCTCGACCACCTCAACGTCGAGGGTCGCCAAGCGGAGCGGGTCCACGCTGCGGCCGTCCTCCACGACGTCGGCCACGGCCCGTTCAGCCACAACCTCGAGTCGCTCACCCACCGCCGGACGGGCCGCTACCACGACGACGTCCACGACCTGCTCGCCGACGGCGCCGTCGGCGACGTGCTCCGCGAGCACGACCTCGACCCCAATGCGGTCGCGGACCTGGTCGCCGGCGAGGGCCGGTTCGGCCAACTGGTCTCGGGCGAACTCGACGTCGATCGGATGGACTACCTGGTGCGGGACGCCCACCACACCGGCGTTCCCTACGGGACGATCGATCACGGTCGCCTGGTCCGCGAACTGACGTTTGTCGACGGCGAACTGGTCCTCGCGGAGGGGAACGTCCAGACCGCCGAGAGCCTGCTGGTCGCGCGGGCGCTGATGAACCCGACCGTTTACAGCCACAGCGTCGCCCGGATTAGCAAGGCGATGCTCCGGCGGGCCGGCGAGCGGCTTCTGGACGCACCCGAGACGGGCGTCGACGCCGAGACCCTCCAGCGGATGGACGACTACGACCTGATCGTCGCCCTGCGATCCTGCGAGGCGACCGGCGAGTTCTCCCGGCGCCTGGACCAGCGGGATCTGTTCAAGCGGGCGGTCTGGGCCGAGATCGACGACGTGCCTGGCGGGATCATCGAGGCCGATCACGAAACGATCCGCGAATTCGAGCGCGAGATCGCCGACGAGGCAGACGTCGATCCCGAACACGTCATTCTCGACGTTCCGAGCCGCCCGTCGATGAAGGAGTCCACCACGCGCGTCGTGGTCAACGGCGAGATCCGCCGGCTAGGACAGCAGTCGGCGCTGGTCGAGGCGCTGCGGGCGGCCCAGTACTCCCAGTGGCGCCTGGGCGTCTACTCACCGCCCGAACTCCGCGATCGGGTCGGTCGGGCGGCCGTCGACGTGCTCGGCCTGAACATCGACGGCGCGCTGGTTCGCGAGGTCCGCGACGGGCTGGACGCGACCTTAGATCAGTTCGTGGACTGA
- a CDS encoding gamma carbonic anhydrase family protein, protein MLRSINGTEPQVADSAYVDPAAVVIGDVVIEDDASVWPNTTLRGDHGRIVVGEGANVQDNAVLHEEAELEPYSTVGHSAIVHDATVAERALVGMNAVVLDGAHVGEEAVVAAGSVVTEDTAVPPSTLVTGAPAEPKAEIDDPDLKATADRYVELSKEYAETSERLD, encoded by the coding sequence ATGTTACGCTCGATCAATGGGACGGAACCGCAGGTCGCCGACTCCGCGTACGTCGATCCGGCCGCGGTCGTCATCGGCGACGTGGTCATCGAGGACGACGCCAGCGTCTGGCCGAACACGACGCTCCGCGGCGATCACGGGCGGATCGTCGTCGGCGAGGGCGCGAACGTCCAGGACAACGCCGTCCTCCACGAGGAGGCTGAACTCGAGCCCTACTCGACGGTCGGTCACAGCGCCATCGTCCACGATGCGACCGTCGCCGAGCGCGCGCTGGTCGGGATGAACGCGGTCGTCCTCGACGGCGCGCACGTCGGCGAGGAGGCGGTCGTCGCCGCCGGCAGCGTCGTCACGGAAGACACCGCGGTCCCGCCGTCGACGCTCGTCACCGGCGCGCCCGCGGAACCGAAAGCCGAAATCGACGATCCGGACCTGAAGGCGACCGCCGACCGCTACGTCGAACTCTCGAAAGAGTACGCGGAAACGTCCGAACGGCTCGACTGA
- a CDS encoding SHOCT domain-containing protein, whose protein sequence is MDGRASEGGGDDRERPEDDPRTRLRENATSIASVLVTAIWLGAMFTGQSWWLAALLVGYVAVVPVVAMLFGDEDDRSEWVDEDTNATHTGPAETNTGADTRDALETLRERYAAGKLTDEQFERKLERLLNTETIEDARTWARDRDRNRDRDREQEQEQERVSARERDLEYER, encoded by the coding sequence ATGGACGGACGTGCGAGCGAGGGCGGGGGAGACGATCGCGAGCGGCCCGAGGACGATCCGCGGACTCGCCTCCGCGAGAACGCGACGAGCATCGCGTCGGTGCTCGTGACGGCGATCTGGCTCGGTGCGATGTTCACCGGACAGTCGTGGTGGCTCGCCGCGCTGCTTGTGGGGTACGTCGCCGTCGTGCCGGTAGTCGCGATGCTGTTCGGCGACGAGGACGACCGCAGCGAGTGGGTAGACGAGGATACGAACGCCACCCACACCGGACCGGCGGAGACGAACACGGGCGCAGACACCCGCGACGCCCTCGAGACCCTTCGCGAGCGGTACGCCGCCGGCAAGTTGACCGACGAGCAGTTCGAGCGCAAACTCGAGCGATTACTGAACACCGAGACGATCGAAGACGCCCGGACGTGGGCGCGAGATCGGGATCGGAATCGGGACCGCGACCGTGAGCAGGAGCAAGAGCAAGAGCGGGTCTCGGCCCGAGAACGGGACCTCG
- a CDS encoding amidohydrolase family protein: protein MERTGTILRGREFEPVEGRVVIGDDGRIEAIEEASVESDDIIVPAFVNAHTHIGDSIAKEAGGGLSLEELVAPPDGLKHRLLRSADREELVSAVERSLGFMQRAGTAACLDFREGDVEGVRMLEDAAAGREIDALSFARGSVDAMHAGDGFGASGANDDEFGDEREATREAGKPFGIHAGEVDASDIDPALDLEPDFLVHMVHPEPDHLERVAEQAVPIVVCPRSNLVTDVGLSPYEELHERTTLALGTDNVMLNSPSMFREMEFLAKLSDLSAAEILRMATVNGAELADLDYGLIEPGRAARLVVLDGDSDNLAGARDPVRAVVRRAGVDDVREVVYG, encoded by the coding sequence ATGGAGCGAACGGGAACGATTCTCCGCGGCCGCGAGTTCGAGCCCGTCGAGGGACGGGTCGTCATCGGCGACGACGGCCGGATCGAAGCCATCGAGGAAGCGTCGGTCGAGAGCGACGACATCATCGTCCCGGCGTTCGTCAACGCCCACACCCACATCGGCGACTCGATCGCCAAGGAGGCCGGCGGCGGCCTCTCGCTCGAGGAACTGGTCGCACCGCCGGACGGCCTGAAACACCGGCTGCTTCGCAGCGCCGACCGCGAGGAACTCGTGAGCGCCGTGGAGCGATCGCTGGGGTTCATGCAGCGGGCGGGAACCGCCGCCTGTCTGGACTTCCGCGAGGGCGACGTCGAGGGCGTTCGCATGCTCGAGGACGCCGCCGCGGGCCGCGAGATCGACGCACTCTCGTTCGCCCGTGGCTCCGTCGACGCGATGCACGCCGGCGACGGGTTCGGCGCCAGCGGCGCCAACGACGACGAATTCGGCGACGAGCGGGAAGCGACCCGCGAGGCCGGCAAACCCTTCGGCATCCACGCGGGTGAGGTCGACGCGAGCGACATCGACCCGGCGCTGGACCTCGAGCCGGACTTCCTCGTGCACATGGTCCACCCTGAACCGGACCACTTAGAGCGAGTCGCCGAACAGGCGGTGCCGATCGTCGTCTGTCCGCGCTCGAACCTGGTCACCGACGTCGGCCTCTCGCCCTACGAGGAACTCCACGAGCGGACGACCCTCGCGCTCGGTACGGACAACGTGATGCTCAACTCCCCGTCGATGTTCCGCGAGATGGAGTTCCTCGCGAAGCTCTCCGATCTCTCCGCCGCCGAAATCCTCCGGATGGCGACGGTCAACGGCGCCGAGCTGGCCGACCTCGACTACGGCCTGATCGAACCCGGCCGGGCGGCCCGCCTGGTCGTCCTCGACGGCGACTCGGACAACCTGGCCGGCGCGCGCGATCCGGTGCGGGCCGTGGTCCGACGCGCGGGCGTCGACGACGTTCGCGAGGTCGTCTACGGCTGA
- a CDS encoding DUF3006 family protein codes for MPETETHTAVLDRIVDGETAVLLLEEAGDVVDELALDVDALPDEGRHEGAVFEVRVDRDEGTLREATYREDEERERRESAQERFDRLSERLPDE; via the coding sequence ATGCCCGAGACCGAGACGCACACCGCGGTCCTCGATCGCATCGTCGACGGCGAGACGGCGGTGCTCCTGCTCGAGGAAGCGGGGGACGTCGTCGACGAACTCGCGCTCGACGTCGACGCGCTACCGGACGAGGGACGACACGAGGGGGCGGTCTTCGAGGTGCGCGTCGACCGAGACGAGGGGACGCTACGCGAGGCGACGTACCGCGAGGACGAGGAACGCGAGCGGCGGGAGTCCGCCCAAGAGCGGTTCGATCGGCTCTCCGAGCGATTACCGGACGAGTAA